ttttttcgttttcgtagaatatttagtaatatattCTCTCTCTATCCTTTCTACGATACAAGATTATCATTAAAATAGTTATCGACTATCATTGCTGATAAATGTTCAGTATTTATCGGTGAGATGGAGCAATAGTGGGGGAAAATCGACGAAAATGACGTATCTCGTTAAATGTTGGTTTGTGTCACCCGAATTTGTTAGAAATTAATGAAGTATGGAGTGGAGTGTGAAATACGTTGTGATTACTTGAGACTGTCGATAccgataatatttatttactattaagTAGACATAATAACACCATGTCAGGCACGAAGGTATCAATCAATCTAATATGTATATGCGTTGTCTTCCAATTAAAAGGATTCGTTacaaaagtttaaataaataatgtttttttATTAATGTTAGACTGATGCGAACAAAGACGACAATCTAAAGAGACAGGGTTCGTTCAGGAAACTGTTACCTTTAGACACAAATGGAGATTCTCAATTAAGCATGTCTGTAAAAATGATCGACAGACCTACCATTTCTCAAACCAATAAGGAATACTCAATCTACTTGCAAGAATATAATGTTTTATCTGAGTAGTAAGTGAATTTTACGGACATAGAAGTAAGAAAGGAGGTTTTAGCGAGAAGATAACGCAAAAGGCattcttttaattatcttttttcgTAGTAAGATGTTGTGTTCCCAGGACTTAAAAGGCATTTATGTCGTACCATCAGCACAAAATTCTCTGTGTAAGTAACAAAAGATAGTTAGAAATTATTTGTTCTTCTGGATGGATTTCATGTATGGATCATGAGATCATGCGTTTCAATTATTTCAGCCAAATATAAATTGGTTCTTAGGTCTTGCTTATCCTGACTTCATCTTATATAGTGGTTTCCATGTAAATATGTGTATAATTCACTGTTTGTTGCATTTCCTTATATGTGCGAAAGCAACAaacatttattatattcaatagATATGTTTGTGTTCTGTTAGTATGGTTTGGTGTACAATTCGTTAGACAAGGAATCTACCAAGGAGGCATCTTCAGATTCACCATTACATTGCCACAAAATTTCCCAGATGGTGGTTGTCCTGTAAGGATTCTTTTCCTTGATATATAACATATACATTCCTGCGATCAGTTTGAacatattcttataaaattttaGAGAGTTACATTTCAAACATCAGTTTTTCATCCTCTAATTGATCCTGAATCTGGAGAGTTGTGCACTTCCTGGGGGTTCACAGAATGGAGAAGAAGTAATAGAATATGGCAATTAGtacaatttataactaaaatACTCAGCAAAGTTGACATTAAAATGACTCCTGTGAACCAGGAAGCATCTATGTTGTaagtatattaattatttgctgCGCCAGCGAAAATAACGATTTATCGTAGTAAGCAATATTATCTCGTGTTCATTATagattagaaaataattttgaagAGTTTCGTGATCGAGTTAAAAAATGCTTGAAAGAAAGTTTGGATAATGCTTACAATCCACCTATGGTGAACGATCCGCATTACATAGCTTTTGCTCGATATAATAGCGAACTTCATGACTCTGTTAAACAAGCCATTTACAAACCGAAGGTAAAATATCGATGTTCATATCCATATTTATCTTCTACATACAAGTTTTTTACGAAAAGGTTTGCTTAAACcaattacatgatttaggaggaagaagaaaataaaacgtTGGGTTTATCTTGGGTGCAACCGGGTTCCCTACAGCCGTTCTCGAAGCCTGAAGCAAGATAACAAGTGgttcaaatatttatattatattgaaacAGTATACGTCCGCATGAGATAAAAATAACTATACGCAGTAACAGAGGGGATAAATaacattgtatttttatattagtaGAAAGTAAAAGATACTATacgtataattattaaatattatggtTTAAACATGGATATCTACCTTACAACATTTTAAATTTGCCGCGTTTTGTTCAATGGTCCATATAGCGTCATTACCTGTAGTGACAAAATGTTCGTATTGTAAGACAAATTTATCATCGGAGTAAAGAATATTTGGAAATATATAGTAGCGCCATCTAATCTTTCAAAAAAGATTTGGTTTTAATTCTGTTTCAAAATTTTACCGCAAGCGGTGAAAATGACGCAGTTTTTAAATTTCCAAACTTATACATATAAGGAAACATTTTTTGCACGATACAGACATAGGAGAGTCTCCCGAACATCTCTGTACTCTCAAGATATTTTGTTCACCCTGAAATTGCTAGAATTCATCAAATATTTTGTACATATATTCTTCTGACACGAGAGGTTAGAATTAGTTCGAGCATTTACCGCCATGTGGTGTTAGCGTTTTGCGGTCCATATAAAAGAATGTACGTACATTCATAATTATTTTTCCTACCAAGATTTTGGTTGCTATCAAGATTGGTACCAGAAGACTGCACTTTACAACAAGTGGATTgcgaattgaaaataattatagtAGCATAATGATAATCCAGAGAATTCATTTGGAAGATTATTGTATGGAAATGTTGGCACTGTGAACTGGCCATTAAATATATTTGCATGCGAGTGAGAAATACAAAtacttaattattttaaattttaaccATGATCTGTAAAATTAACGACTATACGAATGATAGACAGCACACGATTGTATTTATTACTAAAGTTCACGATGAAATTCTccacgatttagatccaaaagaATGGATGCGTACAAAGAACGAATGTGTTCTGTACACACATTGTACATACATACGCTATTAAAAATAGACAATGTATGTACTTAATCGATCAGGATTGAAATATTAATCGTAAGATTATGTAAAATTTTTCAATCGCTATCTCCATGGAACGAATAAAACTATGGATCTTTCGTGTTCATAGATATCGGTACACAAGGAAAAATTCACCAATGACAAGGGTTGCACAGTATTCTACACATGTATCGCGACATCCCACGCATCGCGCGTGGTTTCTATAGGAAGTGGAGTTCTTTTCGCGCATCTTACGCGTTTTCCTGAAGGAAAATGGCTACCAGCTGTCATTTAATCGAGAAGTGTGGCTTTTAAAGTGACACAGAATTCTGTGAAAAGTCGTTGAACCACGTATAAAGACCGTTTAGCACGATGCAATTACATAACGTTAAAATCGTTTGGTAGATCGACGCCACTTTTCATCTACATGCGGAACCCGTGAACCTTCCACAGTGCCATGAAATTCTATTCCGCTTTACTGTTTACAGTTTTTGTTTTTCGACGAACGTATCGAGAGTAACGCAATAGAGTCACTTCCACAtacttttaataattaaaaCGTTTAATATTCGAATCGGACACATCGCATGAGCGATAATCGACAATAGTAATCGTGCTACGTGTTAAGAGCCACAAACCTTTTCGACCTCACTCGCATTATTTTGGAGTGCGTGATCATTGCAAGAAACGGTAAAATATCGTTTATGAGTATTAAGCGCATGAACAAAAAAATATACATGTTATGCTTCACATTTGTCTCAGAGCCTGTAAACGATAAGTTTCTTATCTATTGAACGGTATATCTGTATTATTCTAGAGAAGCAGCATGGGTTCGAGCCAACAGTTCTCTCTTAGGtggaataattatttaaagCACATCACCTGTGCGTTCGATACGTTACGGACAGAGGAAGATTTGGTCGATGTAACATTGAGCTGCGAAGGAAAGAGGATAAGAGCACATAAAATGCTTCTGTCCGCGTGTAGTACATATTTCAGGGATTTGTTTAAGGTAAATCGTAGTAACGGAGCTCTCTTATACGGCTATAGCTCGGTATAttggaaacacattttttatacCGTCCGATTTGCCATAGGAAAATCCATGCCAGCATCCAGTTATAATTTTCCGTAATGTAAAATTCGACGATTTGGCAGCATTGGTCGATTTCATGTATCAAGGGGAGGTGAACGTGGTTCAAGAACAATTAGCTAGCTTTCTAACTACAGCAGAATTATTGGCGGTACAAGGTCTAACGGATGGCACAGGAAAAGATAACGACAGTTTAGTGGAGGCACGTGTCTTTAAGTCGCATTCCCATGAAATCTTTGCCAGAGAAATGTTGCTAACGAAATCATGTTTGAAATCATGTTTTAGGATGATCTGGAAATTCCAAACGAGCCGGAAATTCAACTTCAGAATGCATCTAGTAAATCAACGGATAGCAAAAGGAACAAGTCGCCGTCGTCTCCTTTGCCTTATCACTCGGTTGATCTGCAACCCGATGCTCCGCCGAGTAAAAGACGAAAATGTCGAGAAAACGCGAACACGAACGCGGAGAAGACTGCTGGCAACGCCTTGGCCACGAAAGACACCGACAACAAATCGTCGGAAAATCAGACGTCGACCGGTTCCGATCCCGTTGAAATAATTCCTCTTATGCCGAACTTGAAGCTGGAAATGCCTGAATATTTAGTACAAGATGGAAGTAGCTGTAGTTACGAAGATCAGAGTTTAGGAGACAGTTCGTTAAATAAGATTGGTATAGAAGACACGTCGTCCAACACTCCCGACCACGACCAGAAGCCCGACATCAGTCaaacattttattcgagtagTCAACCTACTTCGGATAATCTGGATCTCAAACACCAATCAGCGGATGTCGGTAAGAAGTACAATAGTGCGTATACAATTATAACGATTTAACAACCAATTTATTGCACTGTTCAGCGAAGTTTTCGTTTTCCTTCGCGTACCGATATCCAACGGATCGTTCTCCATCAGTCTCGGCTCGCTCGGAGACACACAAGCGTAACggttaaaaattgaaaattcgatTTGAATGTTTTAAACGGAAATCAGAATCACCGTTGGATAACCGGAACGCGAGAAAACGCGTAACATTTGTTGAACGGTGTTATACCGTAACGCTGCGACGCGTTCTAACATTGTAACTTTCTGTTCGAATTAGGACACCTACTTTCAAAACCTGGCACATCCGGGGAAAGACTAACGCAAGAAGCAGTGCAGGGTAAGTGTTTCTCAATCACTATTTTTCCCTGTGTCTGCAGAATGCAAACGCGATGCTTTGCCATATCTTTTATGATTCGGCGGCGACACTCTACCGGCAAAAACGTACTTTGACCAGGGAAACGAATTTCAAATTGATATCGCTGGTTATTGCAGTACCGGCGGCACGATCTAAAAGAAATGGCATGGCGGTGAACTTTAATGTTTTGTGCCCACGTATCGCGCCCGTTGGTATCTGTTCGATCGACAAATTTTCCGCGAACCTTTGGCTGGCGATCACAGTCGTTGCATCGCGTTACGTTACGTTACGTTACGTTACGTTACGTAGACGACGTTGTTTCCTTTGATTAAATTACGGTACCGAGATGCAGACGCAACTCGCGTGCGGCGCATTCGTTGACGTGGATGCAAAACAGTCCTTTTTCACACCTACATTTATACCAATATATAATTTTGGATTAGTTGAGTTTGATGACGATGAATTGTGCGGAATAGGAGGGAATTAGTTTCTTTGATCGATTCGAGGGGATAGTTGGCGTAAATCTCTAATATATAACGCGAATCGCACGTGAATTCATTACCGTATTGTGTACACATAGTAGAGTACAACAACGGCTATTCGAGTTATCCGCGGGCAAAATTTTGAT
The window above is part of the Megalopta genalis isolate 19385.01 chromosome 2, iyMegGena1_principal, whole genome shotgun sequence genome. Proteins encoded here:
- the LOC117219280 gene encoding uncharacterized protein LOC117219280 isoform X19, with product MGSSQQFSLRWNNYLKHITCAFDTLRTEEDLVDVTLSCEGKRIRAHKMLLSACSTYFRDLFKENPCQHPVIIFRNVKFDDLAALVDFMYQGEVNVVQEQLASFLTTAELLAVQGLTDGTGKDNDSLVEDDLEIPNEPEIQLQNASSKSTDSKRNKSPSSPLPYHSVDLQPDAPPSKRRKCRENANTNAEKTAGNALATKDTDNKSSENQTSTGSDPVEIIPLMPNLKLEMPEYLVQDGSSCSYEDQSLGDSSLNKIGIEDTSSNTPDHDQKPDISQTFYSSSQPTSDNLDLKHQSADVGHLLSKPGTSGERLTQEAVQVRPKSSGILRLTERHFPSFVPPTPKKEAPTRYCAVCCAKRDSKGKRKRKESRYMCNTCNVGLCAAPCFEVYHTKENFE
- the LOC117219280 gene encoding uncharacterized protein LOC117219280 isoform X22, with protein sequence MGSSQQFSLRWNNYLKHITCAFDTLRTEEDLVDVTLSCEGKRIRAHKMLLSACSTYFRDLFKENPCQHPVIIFRNVKFDDLAALVDFMYQGEVNVVQEQLASFLTTAELLAVQGLTDGTGKDNDSLVEDDLEIPNEPEIQLQNASSKSTDSKRNKSPSSPLPYHSVDLQPDAPPSKRRKCRENANTNAEKTAGNALATKDTDNKSSENQTSTGSDPVEIIPLMPNLKLEMPEYLVQDGSSCSYEDQSLGDSSLNKIGIEDTSSNTPDHDQKPDISQTFYSSSQPTSDNLDLKHQSADVGHLLSKPGTSGERLTQEAVQGGITYVSGQPHSLSKANGHGKVCVHCKQRGMVTSRGKLRQTRFKCWPCNACLCRWPCFVDFHKMRAIPHIPPP
- the LOC117219280 gene encoding uncharacterized protein LOC117219280 isoform X9, which gives rise to MGSSQQFSLRWNNYLKHITCAFDTLRTEEDLVDVTLSCEGKRIRAHKMLLSACSTYFRDLFKENPCQHPVIIFRNVKFDDLAALVDFMYQGEVNVVQEQLASFLTTAELLAVQGLTDGTGKDNDSLVEDDLEIPNEPEIQLQNASSKSTDSKRNKSPSSPLPYHSVDLQPDAPPSKRRKCRENANTNAEKTAGNALATKDTDNKSSENQTSTGSDPVEIIPLMPNLKLEMPEYLVQDGSSCSYEDQSLGDSSLNKIGIEDTSSNTPDHDQKPDISQTFYSSSQPTSDNLDLKHQSADVGKKYNRHLLSKPGTSGERLTQEAVQASGCSMMKRTRGRRRSYGARAKRGKRRQNTAQQNSDTGYISRITDADTTHNSTFSQEAGNNSELRTIFMKIVTLRFFEVAEFECFNKNPERRIK
- the LOC117219280 gene encoding zinc finger and BTB domain-containing protein 6 isoform X1 — its product is MGSSQQFSLRWNNYLKHITCAFDTLRTEEDLVDVTLSCEGKRIRAHKMLLSACSTYFRDLFKENPCQHPVIIFRNVKFDDLAALVDFMYQGEVNVVQEQLASFLTTAELLAVQGLTDGTGKDNDSLVEDDLEIPNEPEIQLQNASSKSTDSKRNKSPSSPLPYHSVDLQPDAPPSKRRKCRENANTNAEKTAGNALATKDTDNKSSENQTSTGSDPVEIIPLMPNLKLEMPEYLVQDGSSCSYEDQSLGDSSLNKIGIEDTSSNTPDHDQKPDISQTFYSSSQPTSDNLDLKHQSADVGKKYNRHLLSKPGTSGERLTQEAVQDSRTVVIEQPSHSCKLCGKTFWNRDSMYKHMNMHKGTTQCPVCHKVLSRTTHMKRHLKNRHGWLGMGTTAAAAAAAVANAAAAAAAASTGGNASGSGSGSVSGSGAATASGTAAATSNVNVNATGAAATAAAAAAAASVVPVDASAATPAPHPLTPISVSSAAIARQNAGSPTDGLEPNATYTTIRIRESSVERITSSPIP